The Iamia majanohamensis genome window below encodes:
- a CDS encoding BMP family ABC transporter substrate-binding protein, whose protein sequence is MTERLRGGREARPVRVALLVVLLAAACGGSGGAPPVPDPAAVSVAWVNQGKVGTEVWTTAHERGRDAVEEALGDEVETTFVEDVSLGREATQVFDDLAEDGYDLVFATSYAFRDDIVAAAERHPEVRFAHARGRELLPNLATYGGADEEPLYLAGMAAGADSSSGVIGFVGTVPEPETIRHVDAFALGAQAVAPAVEVRVRWVGAWYAPEQEAAAAEALLAEGADVLATGSISPATGAVAEEAGVGWVAHDADRSREVPDVWLTAAVPDWGPYYVDQAEAVRDGSWAPVAYYGDMADGYTDLAPLGRRVPAMVEDRIEAVEEEIRSGDRDVFAGPIHDVAGRRRVPPGAALGPDERASIDWYVRGVTVDRPDG, encoded by the coding sequence ATGACGGAGCGGCTGCGAGGGGGCCGGGAGGCCCGGCCCGTCCGGGTGGCCCTGCTGGTGGTCCTGCTGGCTGCGGCCTGCGGGGGGAGCGGGGGTGCCCCGCCGGTGCCCGACCCCGCCGCCGTCTCGGTCGCGTGGGTGAACCAGGGCAAGGTCGGGACCGAGGTGTGGACGACGGCCCACGAGCGGGGCCGCGACGCGGTCGAGGAGGCCCTGGGGGACGAGGTGGAGACCACGTTCGTCGAGGACGTCTCCCTCGGCCGGGAGGCGACGCAGGTCTTCGACGACCTCGCCGAGGACGGCTACGACCTGGTGTTCGCCACCTCCTACGCCTTCCGGGACGACATCGTGGCCGCGGCCGAGCGCCACCCGGAGGTGCGGTTCGCCCACGCCCGCGGGCGAGAGCTGCTCCCCAACCTGGCGACCTACGGCGGCGCCGACGAGGAGCCGCTGTACCTGGCGGGCATGGCGGCCGGGGCCGACTCGTCGTCAGGCGTCATCGGCTTCGTGGGGACCGTCCCCGAGCCCGAGACGATCCGGCACGTGGACGCCTTCGCGCTGGGCGCCCAGGCCGTCGCGCCCGCGGTCGAGGTGCGGGTCCGGTGGGTCGGGGCCTGGTACGCGCCGGAGCAGGAGGCAGCGGCGGCCGAGGCCCTGCTGGCGGAGGGCGCCGACGTCCTGGCCACCGGGTCCATCAGCCCGGCCACCGGCGCGGTCGCCGAGGAGGCGGGGGTCGGCTGGGTCGCCCACGACGCCGACAGGTCCCGGGAGGTGCCCGACGTGTGGCTCACGGCCGCGGTCCCCGACTGGGGGCCGTACTACGTCGACCAGGCCGAGGCGGTGCGCGACGGCTCGTGGGCACCGGTCGCCTACTACGGGGACATGGCCGACGGCTACACGGACCTCGCGCCCCTCGGCCGCCGGGTCCCCGCGATGGTCGAGGACCGCATCGAGGCGGTCGAGGAGGAGATCCGCAGCGGCGACCGGGACGTGTTCGCAGGTCCCATCCACGACGTCGCCGGGCGCCGGCGGGTCCCGCCGGGTGCCGCCCTCGGCCCCGACGAGCGCGC
- a CDS encoding radical SAM protein, with the protein MSAATASSGPTCRAPFVSMEFDPTGAVLACCANALYPLGHVGEASLRAIWEGPRAEALRAAVARGDLALGCTICRHRLRHDGAELPMRAYDHLGGGGSHDWPERLSFSLHNTCNLECVMCGADRSSRIRSRRAGMAPLPHAYGDAFFGELEEFLAHATTCDFVGGEPFLVREHWRVWDLLRVANPGARCAVVTNGTVWNDRVEGVLADFPTDVRLSMDGFTKATFESVRVGADFQVFMRNLVRFRDYAHEAGTELSISWSFVRHSWAELAETMAWAEDLGIPVYVQTVIERDHGVQHMADDELRRVLEVMEAQGRRTRPALHLNGEMWDRQVAMVASEVERRAAGRRPEPCLDPPGPANIEVVRDALAAVAAVAPGPEAPATPPAAAAHLRRWHLDPRDATHLRLHEGALRTIAVGGGVPGAPVPPTVDAWVDELCHRFEGELWLLEELWLDDGVVVLTLGIGGPHRDGAMTIIRVLAHPGRAGVELGAFLDEASRPQPVAVDLRARRSA; encoded by the coding sequence ATGAGCGCCGCCACGGCGTCGTCTGGTCCGACGTGCAGGGCGCCCTTCGTCTCCATGGAGTTCGACCCCACCGGGGCCGTCCTCGCGTGCTGCGCCAACGCCCTGTACCCCCTGGGCCACGTCGGCGAGGCGAGCCTCCGCGCCATCTGGGAGGGCCCCCGCGCCGAGGCCCTGCGCGCCGCGGTGGCCCGGGGCGACCTGGCCCTGGGGTGCACGATCTGCCGGCACCGGCTGCGCCACGACGGCGCCGAGCTGCCGATGCGGGCCTACGACCACCTGGGCGGGGGCGGCTCCCACGACTGGCCCGAGCGGCTCTCGTTCTCCCTCCACAACACCTGCAACCTCGAGTGCGTCATGTGCGGCGCCGACCGGTCGTCGCGGATCCGCTCGCGACGGGCGGGGATGGCGCCCCTGCCGCACGCCTACGGCGACGCCTTCTTCGGTGAGCTGGAGGAGTTCCTCGCCCACGCCACGACCTGCGACTTCGTCGGGGGGGAGCCGTTCCTCGTCCGCGAGCACTGGCGGGTGTGGGACCTGCTCCGGGTGGCCAACCCGGGGGCACGGTGCGCGGTGGTCACCAACGGCACGGTCTGGAACGACCGCGTCGAGGGCGTGCTGGCCGACTTCCCCACGGACGTGCGGCTGTCGATGGACGGCTTCACCAAGGCGACGTTCGAGTCAGTCCGGGTGGGAGCCGACTTCCAGGTGTTCATGCGCAACCTGGTGCGGTTCCGCGACTACGCCCACGAGGCGGGCACCGAGCTCAGCATCTCGTGGTCGTTCGTGCGCCACAGCTGGGCGGAGCTGGCCGAGACCATGGCGTGGGCCGAGGACCTCGGCATCCCCGTGTACGTGCAGACCGTCATCGAGCGCGACCACGGCGTCCAGCACATGGCCGACGACGAGCTCCGGCGGGTGCTGGAGGTGATGGAGGCCCAGGGCCGGCGCACCCGCCCCGCCCTGCACCTCAACGGCGAGATGTGGGATCGCCAGGTCGCCATGGTGGCCTCCGAGGTCGAGCGCCGGGCCGCCGGCCGCCGGCCCGAGCCCTGCCTCGACCCCCCGGGACCGGCGAACATCGAGGTCGTGCGGGACGCCCTGGCCGCGGTCGCGGCTGTCGCTCCCGGCCCCGAGGCCCCCGCGACGCCCCCGGCGGCTGCGGCCCACCTGCGCCGCTGGCACCTCGACCCCCGGGACGCCACCCACCTGCGGCTCCACGAGGGCGCGCTGCGGACGATCGCCGTGGGTGGCGGGGTGCCGGGCGCTCCCGTCCCCCCGACCGTGGACGCCTGGGTCGACGAGCTGTGCCACCGCTTCGAGGGCGAGCTGTGGCTGCTGGAGGAGCTCTGGCTCGATGACGGGGTGGTCGTCCTCACCCTCGGGATCGGCGGCCCCCACCGAGACGGGGCCATGACCATCATCCGGGTGCTGGCGCACCCCGGTCGCGCCGGCGTCGAGCTCGGCGCCTTCCTCGACGAGGCGTCCCGTCCCCAGCCCGTGGCCGTGGACCTCCGGGCCCGACGGTCGGCCTGA
- a CDS encoding PQQ-dependent sugar dehydrogenase, which produces MAWPRGPQPPCRRSGGRPRRPRRTARGLLGPLAAVLLLVVAACGDDEAGSDDPDGAPGLEEVASLGSIVTGVALDEGAGQLYLTERDGRVQRLAVDDEDGGPTEVLDVAAETTTDGERGLLGLALDGSEAVFLMSTGEGGDILVDRYARDGDDLAADSRTTLLRIGDRTPGHNGGGLALAPDGSALFVGVGDAATIGPGTPFAQDPTLLAGVVLRLDLASATPEPEVVARGLRNPWRLSFDPGSGDLWIFDVGETSREEVDRIPAGDLASPPDPPLNFGWPYREGRIEGPVEAPEDVVPLLDPEHEWEHRPGRCGVAGGGTYGGTDLPALTGMLVTGDLCSSEVLALDPDDPDAEPEAVASADAVLVAVQVVSDGEVYATTQTGEVLRLVPGAPTAEVAVTAVPAEAPSPPAPDDDGDAGPEATPGCRTGQELVRLNETFVLDPPPEEVATQADAVLVALAAESADPPPEIADELAVVARDLPPILEQAATLGWDLDDPRVEGLITRVQRGTGDDAALLDAITTVVQFSLAECPGGDR; this is translated from the coding sequence GTGGCCTGGCCCCGTGGACCGCAGCCCCCCTGCCGGCGCAGCGGTGGCCGACCGCGGCGCCCTCGCCGCACCGCCCGGGGCCTCCTGGGCCCACTTGCTGCCGTCCTGCTCCTGGTCGTCGCCGCCTGCGGCGACGACGAGGCCGGGAGCGACGACCCGGACGGCGCCCCCGGGTTGGAGGAGGTCGCCTCCCTGGGGTCGATCGTCACCGGCGTGGCCCTCGACGAGGGCGCCGGGCAGCTGTACCTCACCGAGCGGGACGGTCGGGTCCAGCGCCTGGCGGTGGACGACGAGGACGGCGGTCCGACCGAGGTCCTGGACGTGGCCGCGGAGACGACCACCGACGGGGAACGGGGGTTGCTGGGCCTGGCCCTCGACGGCTCGGAGGCCGTCTTCCTGATGTCGACCGGCGAGGGGGGCGACATCCTCGTCGACCGCTACGCGCGCGACGGCGACGACCTCGCCGCCGACAGCAGGACCACCCTGCTCCGCATCGGCGACCGGACACCGGGGCACAACGGCGGGGGCCTCGCCCTCGCCCCCGACGGCTCGGCCCTCTTCGTCGGCGTCGGCGACGCGGCGACGATCGGCCCCGGGACCCCCTTCGCCCAGGACCCCACGCTCCTGGCCGGGGTCGTGCTCCGGCTCGACCTCGCCTCGGCCACGCCCGAGCCGGAGGTGGTGGCGCGGGGCCTGCGCAACCCGTGGCGGCTCTCGTTCGACCCCGGCTCCGGTGACCTCTGGATCTTCGACGTGGGCGAGACCAGCCGGGAGGAGGTCGACCGCATCCCGGCCGGCGACCTCGCCTCGCCCCCGGACCCGCCCCTGAACTTCGGCTGGCCCTACCGGGAGGGTCGCATCGAGGGACCGGTCGAGGCGCCCGAGGACGTGGTCCCCCTCCTCGACCCGGAGCACGAGTGGGAGCACCGCCCCGGCCGCTGCGGGGTGGCGGGCGGCGGGACCTACGGGGGCACGGACCTGCCTGCGCTGACGGGCATGCTCGTGACGGGAGACCTCTGCTCCAGCGAGGTCCTCGCCCTCGACCCCGACGACCCCGACGCCGAGCCCGAGGCCGTCGCCTCGGCCGACGCGGTGCTCGTCGCGGTGCAGGTGGTCAGCGACGGCGAGGTCTACGCCACCACCCAGACCGGCGAGGTCCTGCGGTTGGTCCCGGGGGCGCCGACGGCCGAGGTGGCCGTCACCGCGGTCCCGGCCGAGGCGCCCTCGCCCCCCGCGCCCGACGACGACGGCGATGCCGGTCCCGAGGCCACGCCGGGGTGCCGCACCGGCCAGGAGCTGGTCCGCCTCAACGAGACGTTCGTGCTCGACCCGCCGCCCGAGGAGGTCGCGACCCAGGCCGATGCCGTCCTCGTCGCGCTGGCGGCCGAGAGCGCGGACCCACCGCCGGAGATCGCCGACGAGCTGGCGGTCGTGGCCCGCGACCTCCCCCCGATCCTGGAGCAGGCGGCCACCCTCGGCTGGGACCTCGACGATCCGCGGGTGGAGGGGCTGATCACGCGCGTCCAGCGGGGCACCGGCGACGACGCCGCCCTCCTCGACGCCATCACCACGGTCGTCCAGTTCAGCCTGGCCGAGTGCCCCGGAGGCGACAGGTGA
- a CDS encoding AMP-binding protein, which produces MTSAPTGSPRGLGPWRRRPLPEGFRPFPDGALEGSIGERLLATCATAGDRTALRSPAGQWSYAALADDVRSTAAGVQAAVGREEPTPVALLATHDGPLVVALLGIVVAGHVVVVLDPASPPEQTAEVLAESGAPLLLHDAAHAEAAAALGAAVEGCTVASCASIADRGDPSAPLPHRGPDDPVMLAFTSGTSGGPKGATITHRVLLNLVRGATNALGIGPHDRMPMLFPTSLAVAAYPLFLPLLNGGTLATLDVRSVGLAPVADFLADERITLAYMAPTVVRFLVDALAGRSFPDLRMIALGGELVDAEVVRLTREALAPDLIANGFGTTETGVITLYVLDPDEELDGPVPAGYPVDDVDLLVLDDTGEPRPAGEAGEVAITSPHVFSGYWGHPEATAQVVAPDPEGRPGWTLYRTGDLGRLDEHGALTVLGRMDTKVKVRGRFVVIGDVEARIRDLAEVADAAVVPTATDGIVELTAVVTAAGADPLEATTLRRRMLESVDAYQVPGRWQVVPELPRLPNGKLDRQALSAQVPDAPDPRSAGADAGPEAPVTAATAFAAETERAATLRAVRDLWEAMLPSGVVGPDDDFADLGGDSLLAAQMLVELEGRLGVTVPMGRLVHARTPRLLADVVLQVADGPTSTVACVQPGDPDRPRLWFVHDLQGSAYRIRHLAAHLGAEQPVWSFESPLLRGIENPYRHLDAFAARYVTDLREAQPEGPYWLGGYSFGGVCAYEMARQLARDGHEVAFVGIADVGPGYRGPGWGDDRSPLRPWFGIAPPPPEGADARARLTHYRRMVERSPAAAARHLMVRTGASRLVDPIRFRADLRRTGRVRPEWRLWYAWEEHWRLASRHWDRANPYGGPVDLFWAEDTPSADATMGWGPLVPEVRIHRYEGDHMGTLEPRGAPHLAAALRTVLDDVQAARRA; this is translated from the coding sequence ATGACGTCTGCCCCGACCGGCTCCCCCCGGGGGCTCGGCCCCTGGCGCCGCCGACCCCTGCCCGAGGGCTTCCGGCCGTTCCCCGACGGCGCCCTCGAGGGGTCGATCGGGGAGCGCCTGCTGGCCACGTGCGCGACCGCGGGCGACCGCACCGCCCTCCGGTCGCCGGCCGGGCAGTGGTCCTACGCCGCGCTCGCCGACGACGTCCGATCGACGGCGGCCGGCGTCCAGGCCGCGGTCGGGCGCGAGGAGCCGACGCCGGTCGCCCTGCTCGCCACCCACGACGGGCCCCTCGTGGTCGCCCTCCTGGGCATCGTGGTCGCGGGTCACGTGGTGGTCGTCCTCGACCCTGCGTCGCCCCCGGAGCAGACCGCCGAGGTCCTCGCCGAGAGCGGCGCACCCCTGCTCCTGCACGACGCGGCCCACGCCGAGGCCGCCGCCGCGCTCGGCGCCGCCGTCGAGGGGTGCACCGTGGCGTCGTGCGCGTCGATCGCCGATCGAGGGGACCCCTCCGCACCCCTCCCGCACCGAGGCCCCGACGACCCGGTGATGCTCGCCTTCACGTCGGGCACCAGCGGCGGGCCCAAGGGCGCCACCATCACCCACCGCGTCCTCCTCAACCTCGTGCGGGGGGCCACCAACGCCCTCGGCATCGGTCCCCACGACCGGATGCCGATGCTCTTCCCGACCTCGCTCGCGGTCGCCGCCTACCCCCTGTTCCTCCCCCTGCTCAACGGGGGCACGCTCGCCACCCTCGACGTGCGGTCGGTCGGCCTCGCCCCCGTCGCCGACTTCTTGGCCGACGAGCGCATCACCCTCGCCTACATGGCCCCGACGGTGGTGCGGTTCCTCGTGGACGCGCTGGCCGGACGCTCGTTCCCGGACCTCCGCATGATCGCCCTGGGAGGAGAGCTGGTCGACGCCGAGGTGGTCCGCCTCACCCGCGAGGCGCTGGCCCCGGACCTGATCGCCAACGGCTTCGGCACCACCGAGACCGGGGTCATCACCCTCTACGTCCTCGACCCCGACGAGGAGCTCGACGGGCCCGTGCCGGCGGGCTACCCGGTCGACGACGTCGACCTCCTCGTGCTCGACGACACCGGCGAGCCGCGCCCGGCCGGCGAGGCCGGGGAGGTGGCGATCACGAGCCCCCACGTCTTCTCGGGGTACTGGGGGCACCCGGAGGCCACCGCCCAGGTGGTCGCTCCGGACCCGGAGGGCCGGCCCGGGTGGACCCTCTACCGGACCGGCGACCTGGGCCGCCTCGACGAGCACGGCGCGCTCACGGTCCTCGGGCGCATGGACACCAAGGTCAAGGTCCGCGGCCGCTTCGTGGTCATCGGCGACGTCGAGGCGCGCATCCGCGACCTGGCCGAGGTGGCCGACGCCGCCGTGGTGCCGACGGCGACCGACGGGATCGTCGAGCTCACCGCGGTCGTCACCGCTGCCGGCGCCGACCCGCTGGAGGCCACCACCCTCCGCCGCCGCATGCTCGAGTCGGTCGACGCCTACCAGGTGCCCGGCCGGTGGCAGGTCGTCCCCGAGCTGCCCCGCCTCCCGAACGGCAAGCTCGACCGCCAGGCCCTCTCCGCCCAGGTGCCCGACGCCCCGGACCCCCGGTCCGCAGGGGCGGACGCCGGCCCCGAGGCGCCGGTGACCGCGGCCACCGCGTTCGCGGCGGAGACCGAGCGGGCCGCCACCCTGCGGGCCGTGCGGGACCTCTGGGAGGCCATGCTCCCGTCCGGCGTCGTGGGCCCCGACGACGACTTCGCCGACCTCGGAGGCGACTCGCTCCTCGCGGCCCAGATGCTGGTGGAGCTCGAGGGCCGCCTGGGGGTGACGGTCCCCATGGGCCGCCTCGTGCACGCCCGGACCCCACGTCTGCTCGCCGACGTCGTCCTCCAGGTGGCCGACGGGCCGACCTCCACCGTGGCGTGCGTCCAGCCCGGCGACCCCGACCGGCCCCGCCTCTGGTTCGTGCACGACCTGCAGGGCTCGGCGTACCGGATCCGCCACCTGGCCGCGCACCTGGGCGCCGAGCAGCCGGTGTGGAGCTTCGAGTCACCCCTGCTCAGGGGCATCGAGAACCCGTACCGCCACCTCGACGCCTTCGCCGCCCGGTACGTCACCGACCTGCGGGAGGCGCAGCCGGAGGGGCCCTACTGGCTCGGCGGCTACTCCTTCGGCGGGGTGTGCGCCTACGAGATGGCCCGCCAGCTCGCGCGCGACGGCCACGAGGTGGCCTTCGTGGGCATCGCCGACGTCGGCCCCGGCTACCGGGGCCCCGGCTGGGGCGACGACCGCTCACCGCTGCGGCCCTGGTTCGGGATCGCCCCGCCGCCGCCCGAGGGGGCGGATGCGCGCGCCCGGCTCACCCACTACCGCCGGATGGTCGAGCGCAGCCCGGCCGCCGCCGCCCGCCACCTCATGGTCCGCACCGGCGCGTCACGGCTCGTGGACCCGATCCGCTTCCGCGCCGACCTCCGGCGCACCGGCCGGGTCCGCCCCGAGTGGCGGCTCTGGTACGCCTGGGAGGAGCACTGGCGGCTGGCCAGCCGCCACTGGGACCGGGCCAACCCCTACGGAGGGCCCGTCGACCTCTTCTGGGCCGAGGACACCCCGTCGGCCGACGCCACCATGGGGTGGGGGCCGCTCGTGCCCGAGGTCCGCATCCACCGCTACGAGGGCGACCACATGGGCACCCTCGAGCCCCGGGGCGCGCCCCACCTGGCGGCGGCGCTGCGCACGGTGCTCGACGACGTCCAGGCCGCCCGCCGCGCCTGA
- a CDS encoding carbamoyltransferase, whose amino-acid sequence MRILGLSCDYHDAAAALVVDGEVVAAAEQERFSRTKHDASLPVDAIASCLAIGDTAPDELDAVAFHEKPLAVVGRVLAARQRRGPRSLGGFAREAPVLLRRNLLVGYHIEQALRRLGATRPPDLHYAEHHLSHAAAAFHPSPFETAAILTVDGIGEWATASIGHGLRTRIELLAEQRYPSSLGLLYSLLTVWCGFAANDGEYKLMGLAPYGEPRYRDALSEVVQVDDDGGLVVDGRAVRWWGGDPTRLRRLAELFDGPPRPPGAPLTDREADLARSAQDLVEDAVLAMGRHAAELTGESSLCLAGGVALNCVANGRLLREGPFADIWVQPAAGDAGSAVGAALWCAHHRGAPRRRRTGGCGAVADGMAGAQLGPGFGADEVATWLDDEGVPHHRAGPEELCATVAAALDRGAVVGWFQGRMELGPRALGQRSILADPRSATVHADLNSRVKGREGFRPFAPAVLWEEAQDWFEIDRPSPYMLLTHQVAADRLVPVVDEPCDIVDRSRVVRSQIPACTHVDGSARVQTVHAETSPLLHRLLRAFRDRTGCPVLLNTSFNRAGEPIVCTPEDALATARAAGLDLLVVEDCVVPLDGGAPAGSS is encoded by the coding sequence ATGCGGATCCTGGGACTGAGCTGCGACTACCACGACGCCGCCGCCGCGCTCGTGGTGGACGGCGAGGTGGTCGCGGCGGCGGAGCAGGAGCGCTTCTCCCGGACGAAGCACGACGCGTCGCTGCCCGTCGACGCCATCGCCTCCTGCCTCGCCATCGGCGACACGGCCCCGGACGAGCTCGACGCGGTCGCGTTCCACGAGAAGCCGCTCGCGGTGGTCGGTCGCGTCCTGGCCGCCCGGCAACGACGTGGACCCCGCAGCCTCGGCGGCTTCGCCCGCGAGGCACCGGTGCTGCTGCGCCGCAACCTCCTCGTCGGCTACCACATCGAGCAGGCCCTCCGACGTCTCGGCGCCACCCGGCCGCCCGACCTCCACTACGCGGAGCACCACCTCAGCCACGCCGCCGCCGCCTTCCACCCCTCGCCCTTCGAGACCGCGGCCATCCTCACCGTCGACGGCATCGGGGAGTGGGCCACCGCGAGCATCGGCCACGGGCTCCGCACCCGCATCGAGCTGCTGGCCGAGCAGCGCTACCCCTCGTCGCTCGGGCTCCTGTACTCCCTCCTCACCGTCTGGTGCGGGTTCGCCGCCAACGACGGCGAGTACAAGCTGATGGGCCTGGCCCCCTACGGCGAGCCCCGCTACCGGGACGCGCTCTCGGAGGTGGTGCAGGTCGACGACGACGGCGGCCTCGTCGTCGACGGCCGTGCCGTGCGGTGGTGGGGCGGGGACCCGACCCGGCTCCGCCGGCTGGCCGAGCTGTTCGACGGCCCGCCCCGCCCCCCGGGCGCGCCCCTCACCGACCGCGAGGCGGACCTGGCCCGCAGTGCCCAGGACCTGGTGGAGGACGCTGTGCTCGCCATGGGCCGCCACGCCGCCGAGCTCACGGGGGAGTCCTCGCTCTGCCTCGCAGGGGGCGTGGCGCTCAACTGCGTGGCCAACGGGCGCCTCCTGCGGGAGGGGCCCTTCGCCGACATCTGGGTCCAGCCCGCTGCCGGCGACGCCGGCAGCGCCGTCGGCGCAGCCCTGTGGTGCGCCCACCACAGAGGCGCCCCCCGTCGCCGGCGGACGGGCGGGTGCGGGGCGGTTGCCGACGGCATGGCCGGCGCCCAGCTGGGGCCCGGGTTCGGGGCCGACGAGGTCGCCACGTGGCTGGACGACGAGGGGGTCCCCCACCACCGCGCCGGTCCCGAGGAGCTGTGCGCGACGGTGGCCGCAGCCCTCGACCGCGGCGCCGTCGTCGGGTGGTTCCAGGGCCGCATGGAGCTCGGTCCGCGGGCGCTGGGCCAGCGGTCGATCCTCGCCGACCCCCGCTCCGCCACCGTCCACGCCGACCTGAACTCCCGGGTGAAGGGCCGCGAGGGCTTCCGCCCCTTCGCCCCCGCCGTGCTCTGGGAGGAGGCCCAGGACTGGTTCGAGATCGATCGGCCGTCGCCCTACATGCTGCTGACCCACCAGGTCGCCGCGGACCGCCTGGTGCCCGTCGTCGACGAGCCCTGCGACATCGTCGACCGGTCCCGGGTCGTGCGCTCCCAGATCCCGGCCTGCACCCACGTCGACGGCTCCGCCCGGGTCCAGACGGTGCACGCCGAGACCTCGCCGCTCCTCCACCGGCTCCTCCGCGCCTTCCGTGACCGGACCGGGTGCCCGGTCCTGCTGAACACCTCGTTCAACCGGGCCGGCGAGCCGATCGTGTGCACCCCGGAGGACGCCCTGGCCACGGCTCGGGCCGCGGGGCTCGACCTCTTGGTGGTGGAGGACTGCGTGGTCCCCCTCGACGGGGGCGCACCCGCGGGGTCATCGTGA
- a CDS encoding class I SAM-dependent methyltransferase: MSGHRRAVLGAYRGCGPRARAHVALRWATAPLPAVVDLLPPTGRILDLGCGHGLVALLAAQRSPDRSVHAVDVDGAKLAVLRRAATASGLGGRVEVERVGEGWTPPAGAYDAVVVADVLYLLGRSRAVALLRQVAEAVRPGGTVVVKEVGSHPRWKARVNQVQERVAVGVLGITRGATVDVLPEALVERALAGAGLRVEQRRLDHLRFHPHVAFVGHRPPRPAT, from the coding sequence GTGAGCGGGCACCGGCGGGCGGTCCTGGGCGCCTACCGGGGGTGCGGTCCCCGGGCCCGGGCCCACGTCGCCCTGCGCTGGGCCACCGCGCCCCTGCCCGCCGTCGTCGACCTCCTGCCCCCGACCGGTCGCATCCTGGACCTGGGCTGCGGGCACGGACTGGTCGCGCTGCTCGCCGCCCAGAGGTCGCCGGACCGGTCCGTGCACGCGGTCGACGTCGACGGGGCCAAGCTGGCCGTCCTGCGGCGCGCCGCGACCGCCTCCGGGCTCGGAGGCCGGGTGGAGGTGGAGCGGGTCGGCGAGGGGTGGACGCCGCCGGCCGGGGCCTACGACGCGGTGGTCGTCGCCGACGTCCTCTACCTGCTTGGCCGGTCCCGGGCCGTGGCCCTGCTCCGGCAGGTGGCCGAGGCGGTGCGCCCGGGGGGCACGGTGGTCGTCAAGGAGGTCGGCTCCCACCCCCGCTGGAAGGCGAGGGTGAACCAGGTGCAGGAGCGCGTCGCGGTGGGGGTGCTCGGCATCACCCGGGGGGCGACCGTGGACGTCCTGCCCGAGGCCCTGGTCGAGCGGGCGCTGGCGGGTGCGGGCCTGCGCGTGGAGCAGCGGCGGCTCGACCACCTCCGGTTCCACCCCCACGTCGCGTTCGTCGGTCACCGCCCCCCGCGGCCCGCGACCTGA
- a CDS encoding ChbG/HpnK family deacetylase, protein MSERPVLVVNADDFGLTTGVCRGVLDAHAEGVVTSTSALVVAPAFRRHASALAASGIGVGLHVALVGEDPPLLGAREVPSLVDRRGALAPTWRHLVARAARGAVDPDDVRREAEAQLAVLRSAGIAPTHVDSHQNVHIWPAVARPLLALAVDHHVPGVRVPRSRRWTASGVGVRVLGARLRAAVRGHGLLTTDAAAGLDEAGTWDETSLVAAVHRLAADGGPAELATHPGADPDPERDRYRWGYRWADELDALCRPGLREAVDRCGFVLGDFGDLSPASGA, encoded by the coding sequence GTGAGCGAGCGCCCCGTCCTCGTCGTCAACGCCGACGACTTCGGGCTCACCACCGGGGTGTGCCGGGGCGTGCTCGACGCCCACGCCGAGGGCGTGGTCACCTCCACCTCGGCCCTGGTGGTGGCGCCTGCGTTCCGCCGCCACGCCTCGGCCCTCGCTGCGAGCGGCATCGGCGTGGGCCTCCACGTGGCCCTGGTGGGCGAGGACCCGCCCCTGCTCGGTGCCCGGGAGGTCCCCTCCCTCGTCGACCGCCGCGGGGCCCTGGCCCCCACCTGGCGGCACCTGGTGGCCCGGGCGGCGAGGGGCGCGGTCGACCCCGACGATGTGCGGCGGGAGGCCGAGGCCCAGCTCGCCGTCCTCCGGTCCGCGGGGATCGCCCCGACCCACGTCGACTCCCACCAGAACGTGCACATCTGGCCCGCGGTGGCCCGCCCCCTGCTCGCCCTGGCCGTGGACCACCACGTCCCCGGTGTGCGCGTGCCCCGGAGCCGGCGGTGGACCGCGTCCGGTGTCGGGGTGCGGGTGCTCGGCGCCCGCCTGCGAGCAGCGGTCCGCGGCCACGGGCTGCTGACGACCGACGCCGCCGCAGGGCTCGACGAGGCCGGGACGTGGGACGAGACCTCCCTGGTCGCGGCCGTCCACCGCCTCGCCGCCGACGGCGGCCCCGCCGAGCTGGCCACCCACCCCGGGGCCGACCCCGACCCCGAGCGGGACCGGTACCGCTGGGGCTACCGCTGGGCGGACGAGCTGGACGCCCTCTGCCGGCCGGGCCTCCGCGAGGCGGTCGACCGCTGCGGCTTCGTCCTCGGCGACTTCGGCGACCTGTCCCCGGCGTCCGGCGCGTGA